In uncultured Ilyobacter sp., a genomic segment contains:
- a CDS encoding ABC transporter permease, whose translation MVVEFIVGIISAGIMLCIPYMIAGLGEMFGQKSGVFNLGVEGIMMVGAFFAFFTELKTGSSFLGFIMAMIAGGLMGAIYAYLAVTLRVVQGIAGIGLHLFGWGLASTFFRIYLGAITTIDGVQALNVPFLSKLPILGDLFFKHNIMVYIGFALVPISWYALNKTAWGLKVRAVGTKPRAADTVGINVNAIRYQCVILGGIMAGLGGAYITLCQTQIFTDNITAGRGFIAVALVYFGKWKPKGVMFGALLFSLAHALQRSLQVYGIDFPYELAVMIPYVLVIVVLAFSSKSKHVKPADLGIPYNRESRL comes from the coding sequence ATGGTCGTTGAATTTATCGTTGGAATTATTTCGGCAGGTATAATGCTGTGTATACCTTATATGATTGCCGGACTAGGAGAGATGTTTGGACAAAAATCAGGAGTTTTCAACCTTGGAGTAGAGGGAATAATGATGGTAGGTGCATTCTTTGCATTCTTTACTGAGCTAAAAACAGGAAGTTCATTTTTAGGGTTTATCATGGCCATGATTGCAGGAGGACTCATGGGAGCTATCTACGCTTACCTTGCGGTAACACTCCGAGTTGTCCAAGGAATCGCAGGTATCGGTCTGCACCTATTTGGATGGGGACTAGCAAGTACGTTTTTTAGAATTTATTTGGGAGCAATAACTACAATAGATGGAGTTCAGGCACTTAATGTCCCTTTTTTAAGTAAGCTCCCTATTCTTGGAGATCTGTTTTTCAAACACAATATTATGGTTTATATAGGATTTGCATTAGTTCCTATTAGCTGGTACGCTCTAAATAAAACGGCCTGGGGACTAAAAGTAAGGGCTGTAGGTACCAAACCACGGGCTGCTGATACTGTCGGTATAAATGTTAACGCAATTAGATATCAGTGTGTTATTCTCGGTGGAATCATGGCCGGACTTGGAGGAGCATATATTACCCTTTGTCAAACACAGATATTCACAGACAATATTACAGCAGGTCGAGGATTTATTGCTGTTGCATTAGTTTATTTCGGTAAATGGAAACCAAAAGGAGTTATGTTTGGTGCCTTATTATTTAGTTTAGCTCATGCATTACAGCGTTCTCTACAGGTTTATGGTATAGATTTTCCTTATGAGCTGGCTGTAATGATTCCTTATGTTTTGGTAATTGTTGTCTTGGCATTTTCATCAAAGTCAAAACATGTAAAGCCTGCCGACTTGGGAATCCCATACAATAGAGAATCAAGATTATAA
- the dpaL gene encoding diaminopropionate ammonia-lyase, producing the protein MEKNIKWTTNNMKKTNSKECIEFLSKEEVGKAKRFHESFDQYTITPLADLNKLAEHIGVKGVYVKDESYRFGLNAFKVLGGSFAMGKYLASKLGKDISELGYKELISDKIKKELGDITFATATDGNHGRGVAWTANKLNQKSVVYMPKGSSLTRLENIRAEGAEASITDVNYDEAVRIATDYANENNGVVIQDTAWEGYEEIPAWIMQGYGTMALESIEQLKFNEIEKPTHIFLQAGVGSLAGAVQGVFASIYGDECPTTVIVESNLADCLYKSAKAGEMKYVGGDMQTIMAGLACGEPNTIGWEVLKNHSAAFVSCPDWVAANGMRILGNPLKGDDQVISGESGAVTTGLLFELMTNPEYAEMKKDLKLDENSKILLFSTEGDTDPEVYRDIVWKGAHTK; encoded by the coding sequence ATGGAAAAAAATATCAAATGGACAACCAATAATATGAAAAAAACAAACTCTAAGGAGTGTATTGAATTTCTTAGTAAGGAAGAGGTGGGGAAGGCCAAAAGATTTCACGAAAGTTTTGACCAATACACAATAACACCACTTGCTGACCTAAATAAACTTGCTGAGCATATAGGGGTAAAGGGAGTATACGTCAAGGATGAATCTTATAGATTTGGCTTAAACGCATTTAAGGTTCTCGGAGGATCATTTGCAATGGGTAAATACCTAGCCTCAAAACTTGGGAAAGATATCTCAGAACTAGGGTATAAGGAGCTAATCTCAGACAAGATAAAGAAAGAATTGGGAGATATAACATTTGCTACGGCAACTGATGGAAACCACGGTAGGGGCGTGGCTTGGACGGCAAATAAACTAAATCAAAAATCAGTGGTATATATGCCAAAGGGATCCTCGTTAACAAGACTTGAAAATATAAGAGCTGAGGGAGCTGAAGCTAGTATCACCGATGTTAACTATGACGAAGCTGTGAGAATAGCAACAGACTATGCCAATGAAAATAATGGAGTAGTAATACAAGATACAGCCTGGGAAGGATATGAAGAAATTCCAGCATGGATTATGCAAGGCTATGGAACTATGGCCCTTGAGTCAATAGAGCAACTAAAATTTAACGAAATTGAAAAACCAACTCATATATTTTTACAAGCAGGTGTAGGTTCATTGGCAGGAGCTGTTCAGGGAGTATTTGCATCTATCTATGGAGATGAATGCCCAACAACTGTAATAGTCGAATCAAATCTCGCAGACTGTCTGTACAAATCGGCAAAGGCAGGAGAGATGAAATATGTTGGTGGAGATATGCAAACAATAATGGCAGGTCTAGCCTGTGGAGAGCCAAATACAATCGGATGGGAAGTACTAAAGAACCACTCGGCAGCATTTGTATCTTGCCCTGACTGGGTGGCAGCCAACGGAATGAGAATCCTAGGAAACCCCTTAAAGGGAGATGACCAGGTGATATCAGGAGAATCTGGAGCAGTAACAACTGGACTACTATTTGAGCTAATGACAAATCCAGAGTATGCAGAGATGAAAAAGGATCTAAAATTAGATGAAAACTCAAAAATACTACTCTTTTCCACAGAAGGAGATACAGACCCAGAAGTTTATAGAGATATAGTGTGGAAAGGTGCTCACACTAAATAA
- a CDS encoding FAD binding domain-containing protein: protein MVETYIPKFLDEALEIVSKRDSLLFAGGSDLMIKNKSWTGDLNITKPTVFIADIPELKEIFIEDNTLYIGACATIDEIMESDIVPRYVKDVVETMASPAIRNTATLGGNICNSSPVADSLPLLYACESSLVLEKKGSSRVVDIADFITSPGRNIIEGDEILTKIILPLNNFNKILFKKVGTRNSIALAKLSFMGMADVDENNNEIKDIRLSFGAVAPTIVKNKHIEQKIISYKKLDEEKISTIINKYASLIVPITDQRSDKEYRKEVALRLLESFLKSLC from the coding sequence ATGGTAGAAACTTATATCCCAAAATTTTTAGACGAAGCCCTTGAAATTGTTTCTAAAAGAGATTCTCTCTTGTTTGCAGGTGGCAGCGATCTTATGATAAAAAATAAATCTTGGACAGGAGATTTGAACATCACTAAGCCTACTGTTTTTATTGCAGATATTCCTGAACTAAAAGAAATTTTCATTGAAGATAATACCCTATATATCGGTGCCTGTGCAACAATTGATGAAATAATGGAAAGTGATATTGTGCCTAGATATGTCAAAGATGTTGTAGAAACTATGGCCTCTCCAGCCATTAGAAATACCGCAACTCTGGGAGGAAACATCTGTAACTCTTCACCAGTTGCTGATTCACTTCCACTATTATATGCCTGTGAAAGTAGCTTGGTTTTAGAAAAAAAAGGTTCTAGTAGAGTAGTTGATATTGCTGATTTTATAACTTCACCAGGAAGAAATATAATCGAAGGTGATGAAATTTTAACTAAAATAATCCTTCCTTTGAATAACTTTAATAAAATTTTATTTAAAAAAGTCGGGACTAGAAACTCTATTGCTCTTGCAAAGCTTTCTTTTATGGGAATGGCAGATGTTGATGAAAATAACAATGAGATTAAAGATATAAGACTAAGTTTTGGAGCTGTGGCACCAACGATAGTAAAAAATAAGCATATAGAACAAAAAATTATTTCATATAAAAAACTAGATGAAGAAAAAATATCCACAATTATCAATAAATATGCCAGTTTAATAGTACCTATCACCGACCAAAGATCAGATAAAGAGTATAGAAAAGAAGTGGCACTGAGATTGTTGGAAAGTTTTTTAAAAAGTCTCTGTTAA
- a CDS encoding xanthine dehydrogenase family protein molybdopterin-binding subunit, whose protein sequence is MDISKKIIRIDAEDKLLGKSKYIGDIEFENMLFAKTVRSDRVRAKIRSIKYPKLPEGYFTVDKNDVPGLNKVKVVENDQPFFADGVVNYIGEPIALIIGESKEKILNLISQIEIEYEDLEAVYTIEDGLKTSKPLFGEDNCFADYHYSKNSLEEIKSKAKYIISGEYRTGYQEQMYLEPQGVVGIYNDGKVEVHGSMQCPYYVKGAVEQCMGFEPENVRIVQSTTGGAFGGKEDYPSLIAGHVAVAAYKAKQPVQLIFDREEDVEVTPKRHPSLIHLTSYIDENHKVIGMEADIKLDGGAYLTLSTIVLQRSIFAAIGAYNVEHVFVRGRAVATNTVPSGAFRGFGAPQSLFALETHMEKCAKELGIDALDFKLNNLMKQNDRSSTNGIMRDPIILPEIVERIDELSKFRKKKAEFAKHNKTNPEKLKGIGMSIFFHGGGFTGSGEQDHIKAKVKLHKSSDGKVNLLLSNVEMGQGVHTTMRKIAAKALELPIESIAYNNPDTDYTMDSGPTVASRTIMVVGKLVQEACEELKSNWINNEEQIVITNYKQPEGFSWDGKNFIGDVYNSYSWGVNVVEVSVDPITFQTDVDHIWAIYDIGKAIDEMVVRGQIEGGIIQGLGYGGLEVMEVKKGKIQQKSITDYIIPTSKDVPKITSELMNVPYIHGPYGAKGLGELTLIGTAPAYSLAVSNALDMEINKIPVKPEELIKLVK, encoded by the coding sequence ATGGATATAAGCAAAAAAATTATCAGAATTGATGCAGAGGATAAACTGCTGGGGAAATCAAAATATATAGGGGATATAGAATTTGAAAATATGCTCTTTGCAAAAACAGTCCGTTCAGATAGGGTAAGAGCGAAAATAAGATCAATAAAGTATCCCAAACTTCCTGAAGGTTATTTCACAGTTGATAAAAATGATGTTCCTGGATTAAATAAAGTGAAAGTAGTAGAAAACGACCAGCCATTTTTTGCTGATGGCGTTGTAAATTATATCGGTGAACCTATTGCCTTGATTATAGGCGAGTCTAAAGAAAAAATCCTAAATTTGATATCACAAATAGAGATTGAATACGAAGATTTAGAAGCAGTTTACACCATCGAAGATGGTTTGAAAACTTCAAAACCATTATTTGGAGAGGACAACTGCTTTGCCGATTATCATTACTCTAAAAATAGCTTGGAAGAGATAAAATCTAAAGCTAAGTACATTATAAGCGGTGAATATAGAACTGGTTATCAAGAACAGATGTATCTAGAGCCACAGGGAGTTGTAGGTATTTATAATGACGGTAAAGTCGAAGTACACGGCTCTATGCAGTGTCCGTATTATGTAAAAGGTGCAGTTGAGCAATGTATGGGCTTTGAGCCTGAAAATGTCCGAATTGTCCAATCCACTACAGGAGGGGCTTTTGGTGGGAAAGAGGATTACCCTTCATTAATTGCAGGGCATGTAGCTGTAGCTGCATATAAGGCTAAGCAGCCTGTACAGCTTATTTTTGACAGAGAAGAAGATGTGGAGGTTACTCCTAAGAGGCATCCTTCACTTATTCATTTAACTTCATATATTGATGAAAATCACAAAGTTATCGGTATGGAAGCTGATATAAAACTTGACGGAGGGGCATATCTTACACTATCTACAATTGTTCTCCAAAGATCAATATTTGCAGCAATTGGTGCCTATAATGTCGAGCATGTCTTTGTAAGAGGACGGGCAGTAGCCACAAACACAGTTCCTAGCGGAGCATTTAGAGGATTTGGAGCACCGCAATCATTATTTGCACTGGAAACTCACATGGAAAAATGTGCAAAAGAGCTTGGAATTGATGCTTTAGATTTCAAACTAAATAATTTAATGAAACAAAATGATAGGTCATCAACAAATGGTATTATGAGAGACCCTATTATTTTGCCTGAAATAGTAGAAAGAATTGATGAATTGAGTAAATTTAGAAAAAAGAAAGCTGAGTTTGCCAAACATAACAAGACTAATCCTGAAAAGCTAAAGGGTATAGGTATGTCAATATTTTTCCATGGGGGAGGTTTTACAGGAAGCGGTGAGCAAGACCACATCAAAGCAAAAGTAAAACTTCATAAATCTAGTGATGGAAAAGTAAATTTGCTTTTATCAAATGTGGAGATGGGACAGGGTGTCCACACTACCATGAGAAAAATTGCAGCTAAAGCTCTCGAGCTTCCTATTGAATCTATCGCTTACAATAACCCTGACACAGATTATACTATGGATTCAGGTCCTACAGTAGCATCTAGAACAATAATGGTAGTAGGTAAACTGGTCCAAGAGGCCTGTGAAGAATTAAAATCTAACTGGATAAATAACGAAGAACAAATAGTTATTACAAACTACAAGCAACCTGAAGGATTTAGCTGGGACGGTAAAAATTTTATCGGTGATGTTTATAACTCATATTCATGGGGAGTTAATGTAGTGGAGGTAAGTGTTGACCCCATTACATTTCAAACAGATGTAGACCACATCTGGGCAATATACGATATTGGAAAAGCTATCGATGAAATGGTTGTGCGAGGGCAAATAGAGGGTGGAATTATACAAGGGCTCGGCTATGGTGGATTGGAAGTTATGGAAGTTAAAAAGGGTAAAATTCAGCAAAAGAGCATAACAGATTATATAATTCCTACTTCAAAAGATGTACCTAAAATTACATCTGAACTTATGAATGTTCCATATATCCACGGACCTTATGGGGCAAAAGGGCTTGGAGAACTCACTCTTATAGGAACTGCTCCTGCATATTCACTGGCTGTATCAAATGCCTTGGACATGGAGATAAATAAAATTCCCGTTAAACCTGAAGAATTAATTAAACTAGTTAAATAA
- a CDS encoding D-aminoacylase, whose protein sequence is MDVLIKNGNIVDGTLKKPFTGDIYVKDGIIQAIGKDIRVEGIKVVDARGRVVSPGFIDTHSHSDLIMLLNPYNEVKIRQGVTTEVLGQDGISMAPLPVEYISPWRKNLAGLDGDSDEINWEYKTTENYLNMMSENGVGLNEAYLVPHGNIRMEAMGLSGEVATEKQIEKMCEITRREMESGAYGLSTGLIYMPCAYSETKEVIEMCKIVAEYDGVFVVHQRSEADTILDSMKEIIKIGKESGVKVHFSHFKVCGKQNWKYIDQVIELLEEAKKTGIRVSFDQYPYAAGSTMLGVILPPWAHNGGTDELIKRLGNEADREKMKKDIAEGIPGWDNFVDFAGIDQIFITSVKNEKNQEVVGMNLQELGKYRGQDPLDATFDLLRDEENAVGMVDFYGKEEHIIKFMQRPEQNVCTDGLMSDGKPHPRAYGSFPKILGRYVREQKVLTIEQAINKMTKKAAEAMGIKNRGSLEIGKHADILVIDMETVTDKGTFIDPMQFPLGIDNVFINGHHVIDEGIYNKVLAGRVIKRS, encoded by the coding sequence ATGGATGTATTAATAAAAAATGGAAATATTGTTGACGGTACTCTAAAAAAACCTTTTACGGGGGATATTTATGTAAAGGATGGAATAATTCAGGCTATAGGTAAGGATATTCGTGTAGAAGGAATAAAGGTGGTAGATGCTAGAGGACGTGTGGTGTCTCCAGGATTTATTGATACCCACAGCCATTCAGATTTGATAATGTTGCTCAACCCCTATAACGAGGTAAAAATCAGACAGGGAGTAACAACCGAAGTACTAGGACAAGACGGGATATCTATGGCCCCGCTTCCTGTTGAGTATATCAGTCCTTGGAGAAAAAACCTGGCCGGACTTGACGGAGACTCAGATGAAATAAACTGGGAATATAAAACAACAGAAAACTATCTAAACATGATGTCAGAAAATGGTGTGGGACTCAATGAGGCTTATCTTGTTCCCCACGGAAACATAAGAATGGAGGCTATGGGACTTTCTGGAGAGGTAGCCACAGAAAAACAAATTGAAAAGATGTGTGAAATCACAAGAAGAGAGATGGAGTCCGGAGCTTATGGGCTTTCCACCGGACTAATCTACATGCCTTGTGCCTATTCAGAAACAAAAGAAGTTATTGAGATGTGTAAAATAGTGGCAGAGTATGACGGGGTATTTGTGGTTCACCAAAGAAGTGAGGCTGATACGATACTAGACTCTATGAAAGAGATAATAAAAATAGGTAAAGAGTCAGGAGTGAAGGTGCACTTCTCTCACTTTAAGGTCTGCGGAAAACAAAACTGGAAATATATAGATCAGGTGATAGAACTGTTAGAAGAGGCTAAAAAAACTGGTATTAGGGTCTCTTTTGACCAGTATCCATATGCGGCAGGAAGCACCATGCTAGGGGTAATATTACCTCCCTGGGCACACAACGGCGGAACTGATGAACTAATAAAGAGGCTGGGTAATGAAGCTGACAGGGAAAAAATGAAAAAAGATATTGCCGAGGGAATACCAGGCTGGGATAACTTTGTAGACTTTGCCGGAATAGATCAGATATTTATCACATCTGTAAAAAACGAAAAAAATCAGGAGGTGGTGGGGATGAACCTTCAAGAACTGGGTAAGTATAGAGGACAGGATCCACTAGATGCCACCTTTGATCTTTTACGTGATGAAGAAAATGCAGTGGGAATGGTGGACTTTTACGGCAAGGAAGAGCACATAATAAAGTTTATGCAAAGGCCTGAGCAAAATGTATGTACTGATGGACTAATGTCTGATGGGAAACCACATCCCAGGGCATACGGATCTTTTCCAAAGATACTAGGAAGATATGTAAGAGAACAAAAAGTATTAACTATAGAGCAGGCAATAAATAAAATGACGAAAAAAGCGGCTGAAGCAATGGGAATAAAAAATAGAGGCAGCTTAGAAATAGGTAAGCATGCAGACATATTGGTAATTGATATGGAAACAGTAACTGATAAAGGAACATTTA
- a CDS encoding YgeY family selenium metabolism-linked hydrolase — protein MLSQTREERLIELCQELIRNPSVSGKEKKVAEAMKKAMLEEFGFDDVQIDKYGNVIGRIKGNKPGKSILFDGHIDTVPVNDESVWKYDPFKADIVEGKIYGRGASDMKGQTSAMMAAASYFAEDVNKDFAGEIYVAGVVHEELFEGIAAREISKNIKPDYVVIGESSELNLKIGQRGRGEIVVEIFGKPAHSANPEKGINSVVKMARVIERIEQLEPTEHPELGKGILCLTDIKSEPYPGASVVPEYCRVTFDRRVLVGETKESVLAPIEKLLEEMMAEDPELKAKVSYAIGRETCYTGNIIEGERFFPGWLYSENDDFVQAAYRGLKEAGINSEITQYSFCTNGSHYAGEAGIQTIGFGPSKENLAHTIDEYIEIEQLCLGAKGYYGILKSVYNK, from the coding sequence ATGTTAAGCCAAACTAGAGAAGAAAGATTGATAGAATTATGCCAAGAATTAATAAGAAATCCGTCTGTATCGGGAAAGGAAAAAAAAGTAGCTGAAGCTATGAAAAAGGCGATGCTAGAAGAATTTGGATTTGATGATGTACAGATAGACAAGTATGGAAATGTCATTGGAAGAATCAAAGGTAATAAGCCGGGGAAATCAATTCTTTTTGACGGACACATTGACACAGTACCTGTAAATGATGAATCTGTATGGAAGTACGATCCCTTTAAAGCAGATATAGTAGAGGGAAAGATCTATGGAAGAGGAGCTTCTGATATGAAGGGGCAAACTTCTGCAATGATGGCAGCAGCGTCATATTTTGCTGAAGATGTAAATAAAGATTTTGCCGGAGAAATCTATGTGGCCGGTGTGGTACACGAGGAACTTTTTGAAGGAATCGCAGCGAGAGAGATCTCTAAAAATATCAAGCCTGATTATGTGGTAATCGGTGAATCTTCTGAGCTCAACCTTAAAATAGGCCAGAGGGGAAGAGGGGAGATAGTAGTTGAAATATTTGGAAAACCTGCTCATTCTGCCAATCCTGAAAAGGGAATCAATTCTGTGGTAAAAATGGCGAGAGTTATAGAAAGAATTGAACAGTTGGAACCAACTGAGCACCCTGAATTGGGTAAGGGAATTCTATGCCTCACTGATATCAAATCAGAGCCATACCCTGGAGCATCTGTTGTTCCTGAGTACTGCAGGGTGACATTTGACAGAAGAGTTCTTGTAGGGGAAACAAAGGAGTCAGTTTTAGCTCCAATCGAAAAGTTATTGGAAGAGATGATGGCAGAAGACCCAGAGTTAAAAGCAAAAGTATCATATGCAATCGGAAGAGAGACGTGTTATACAGGAAATATTATAGAGGGAGAGAGATTTTTTCCAGGATGGCTTTATTCTGAAAATGATGACTTTGTACAGGCGGCGTATAGGGGTCTAAAAGAGGCGGGAATAAACTCTGAGATCACTCAGTATTCATTCTGTACCAACGGTTCTCACTATGCAGGAGAGGCGGGAATCCAAACTATCGGATTTGGGCCATCAAAGGAAAATCTCGCCCATACAATCGACGAGTACATTGAAATTGAGCAACTTTGTTTGGGGGCAAAAGGGTACTACGGAATCCTTAAGTCGGTATACAATAAATAG
- a CDS encoding NTP transferase domain-containing protein → MDNKKFIGVILAAGFSSRAETFKMTLKFGENTVIENTIIKMSKYCSKIIVVGGYKIERLNFLSDKYDFVELIFNENYKDGMYSSVLKGFNRALEETNWENIIFTPGDYPAVRQEVYKRLIDISQHEASENIIIPIYKEKDYFRNGHPIILKKKLLTKNNLTDYGNLREFLYKRKQTHVKVEDKAILKDLDTMEDYKELLNM, encoded by the coding sequence ATGGATAATAAAAAATTTATTGGTGTTATTTTAGCTGCTGGATTTTCTAGCAGAGCCGAAACATTCAAAATGACTTTGAAATTCGGAGAAAATACTGTAATCGAAAATACCATAATTAAAATGTCAAAATATTGCTCTAAAATTATAGTGGTTGGAGGTTATAAAATAGAAAGGTTAAACTTCCTATCAGACAAATATGATTTTGTTGAACTTATTTTTAATGAAAATTATAAAGACGGAATGTATTCCTCGGTTTTAAAAGGGTTTAATCGTGCCCTTGAGGAAACAAACTGGGAGAACATAATATTTACACCTGGTGACTATCCTGCAGTAAGGCAGGAAGTTTATAAAAGACTCATTGATATTTCACAACACGAAGCTTCTGAAAACATAATAATCCCAATTTATAAAGAAAAAGATTATTTTAGAAATGGACATCCAATTATTTTAAAGAAAAAATTATTAACTAAAAACAACCTTACTGATTATGGCAATTTAAGAGAATTTCTATATAAGAGAAAACAAACACATGTAAAAGTTGAAGATAAAGCAATACTAAAAGATTTAGATACAATGGAAGATTACAAAGAATTATTAAATATGTAA
- a CDS encoding (2Fe-2S)-binding protein, giving the protein MKINFTLNYKEIEIEINPLMRTLDLLRKEFGLFATKEGCGDGECGACAIILDDKIVNSCMIPVANIEGKEIVTIEGLEKTERYSILKKSFEDAGAVQCGFCIPGMMMAAEALFRRYKTPTLEQIKEGISGNLCRCTGYNMIIEAIELAAERGKEIW; this is encoded by the coding sequence ATGAAAATAAACTTTACTTTAAACTATAAAGAGATAGAAATAGAGATTAATCCTCTAATGAGAACTCTTGATTTACTGAGAAAAGAGTTCGGACTATTTGCCACAAAAGAGGGCTGTGGCGACGGAGAATGTGGTGCATGTGCTATCATCCTAGATGACAAAATTGTTAACTCATGCATGATTCCCGTAGCAAACATCGAGGGAAAAGAGATTGTTACTATCGAAGGGCTTGAAAAAACCGAAAGATACAGTATCTTGAAAAAATCCTTTGAAGATGCCGGAGCAGTACAATGTGGTTTCTGTATTCCTGGAATGATGATGGCTGCCGAAGCTCTTTTTAGAAGATATAAGACTCCTACGTTAGAGCAAATCAAGGAAGGAATATCTGGAAATCTCTGTAGATGTACTGGCTATAATATGATTATTGAAGCTATAGAATTGGCTGCAGAAAGGGGGAAAGAGATATGGTAG
- a CDS encoding ABC transporter permease, with product MENKNIKNKHYIDTCYKLGIVVTAIFIALFLGGILFLMAGANPFEAYAVMFTKPLGNKFGITEMLVRAAPLMFVGVGISVAFRSGILNIGGEGQIMMGAAAGIAFTLIFKDLPRSVLIPSAFIASFIGGALWAGIAGYMKAYLQVNEILSTVMLNYIAAQIYVFLIRGPLIDPKEIASGTGIAQTELLTKTAWLGKLIKGTRLHTGIIIAIVLSVLIYIMLWKTTLGYKLRAVGAEAKAANYAGMNVKLYLVMAIMISGGFCGMAGAVEALGVHHRGLEGLSAGYGFSGIVVALFGGLHPLGIIPASALFGLLILGADMMQRAVEVPSAIVLAIQGLIILAIVSTRIFLTDKKIKEKILKKIFFQKKDKIENNTKTDTLETEEV from the coding sequence ATGGAAAATAAAAATATTAAAAATAAACACTATATCGATACATGCTACAAATTAGGAATAGTTGTGACTGCTATATTTATTGCACTTTTTCTGGGAGGAATTCTATTTTTAATGGCTGGTGCAAATCCATTTGAGGCATATGCAGTAATGTTCACAAAACCTCTTGGAAATAAATTCGGTATAACTGAGATGCTTGTCCGTGCTGCACCACTGATGTTTGTAGGAGTTGGAATATCAGTGGCATTCCGAAGTGGTATCCTGAACATAGGTGGAGAAGGTCAGATAATGATGGGAGCTGCTGCAGGAATAGCTTTCACTCTAATTTTCAAAGACTTACCTAGATCAGTACTTATCCCCTCTGCATTTATTGCCAGCTTTATCGGAGGAGCTCTTTGGGCAGGGATTGCCGGATATATGAAGGCTTATTTGCAGGTAAATGAAATACTGAGTACCGTTATGCTCAACTATATTGCTGCTCAGATTTATGTCTTCTTAATTAGAGGTCCGTTAATTGACCCTAAAGAGATAGCAAGTGGTACAGGTATAGCTCAAACTGAACTTTTGACTAAAACTGCATGGCTTGGAAAACTTATTAAAGGCACAAGGTTGCATACAGGAATTATAATTGCAATAGTCTTATCAGTTTTAATTTATATAATGCTATGGAAAACAACCCTTGGCTATAAATTAAGAGCTGTAGGAGCTGAGGCAAAAGCCGCTAATTATGCAGGGATGAATGTAAAACTTTATCTTGTAATGGCAATTATGATTTCAGGTGGTTTCTGTGGAATGGCAGGAGCAGTTGAAGCCTTGGGAGTACATCATAGAGGATTAGAAGGTTTATCAGCAGGTTACGGATTCAGTGGAATTGTCGTCGCTTTATTCGGAGGACTACATCCACTTGGAATAATTCCAGCATCTGCACTATTCGGTCTGTTGATTCTCGGGGCCGATATGATGCAGAGAGCTGTTGAGGTGCCATCGGCAATAGTTCTTGCAATTCAAGGACTTATAATATTGGCTATCGTATCAACAAGAATTTTTTTGACAGATAAGAAAATCAAAGAAAAAATTCTAAAAAAAATTTTCTTTCAAAAGAAAGATAAAATAGAAAACAATACCAAGACAGATACATTGGAAACGGAGGAGGTATAG